In Phacochoerus africanus isolate WHEZ1 chromosome 14, ROS_Pafr_v1, whole genome shotgun sequence, one genomic interval encodes:
- the LOC125113846 gene encoding tubulin polyglutamylase TTLL6-like produces the protein MLQCLPSEGEEETDSEERRDSSIEDSKEIVTLAFVRENTGEQKGLQNASQQGKKKRKKKRLVINLSSCRYESVRRAAQQYGLREGGEGDDWTLYWTDYSVSLERVMEMKSYQKINHFPGMAEICRKDLLARNMSRMFKMFPKDFHFFPRTWCLPADWGDLQNYGRSRKNKTYICKPDSGCQGRGIFITKTVKEIKPGEDMICQLYISKVLPHRDDLFIIHSSLRL, from the exons ATGCTCCAGTGCCTGCCTtcggaaggagaggaagagacagactCAGAAGAGAGGAGGGACAGTTCCATAGAAGATTCGAAAGAAATCGTCACCCTGGCTTTTGTGAGAGAGAACACTGGGGAGCAAAAGGGACTTCAGAATGCCTCACAGCAAggcaagaagaagaggaagaaaaagag ATTGGTGATCAATCTGTCCAGCTGCCGATATGAGAGTG TGCGTAGGGCCGCCCAACAGTATGGCCTTCgagagggaggggaaggcgaCGACTGGACCCTCTACTGGACTGACTACTCAGTGTCACTGGAGCGGGTGATGGAAATGAAAAGTTACCAG AAAATCAATCACTTCCCAGGGATGGCCGAAATCTGCCGCAAGGACTTGCTGGCCAGGAATATGAGCCGCATGTTCAAGATGTTCCCTAAAGATTTCCACTTTTTCCCAAGGACCTGGTGTCTGCCTGCTGA CTGGGGAGATTTGCAGAACTACGGCAGGtcaagaaaaaataagacatacATCTGTAAGCCGGATTCGGGCTGCCAAGGGAGAGGTATATTCATCACCAagacagtgaaagaaatcaaaccagGGGAGGATATGATCTGTCAACTCTATATTTCAAAGGTACTTCCTCATCGTGATGATTTATTTATCATCCACAGCAGCCTCAGGCTGTAG